The window TTCTGTATGAGCTTCATTCCAAGTGATTGGATCCGTTATTTTTGCTAATTCCGCCAAAAGCTCTTTGTCCTCTGCACGGCACTCGATACCTAGTGTGCCTTGTGCAACAGCTGGTAAGCAAATATCTATATCTAAATATTCAGTTACAACATCATCATTCCAGCCAAGACGCTTAAGTCCTGCAGCAGCTAAAATAATCGCATCAAATCCTTCATTTTCTAGTTTAGCTAATCGTGTTTCTACGTTTCCACGAATCCATTTAATTTCTAAGTCTGGTCTCGCTTGTAATAGCTGTGCACCTCGGCGCAGTGAGCTTGTCCCTACAACAGCTCCTTTAGGAAGGTCTGCAAATTTAACATGTCCATTCGATATAAAAGCATCTCTGGCATCTTCACGAGGAGGAATACAGCCGATGACTAATCCTTCTGGTAATACAGCTGGCATATCTTTCATGGAATGTACTGCAAAATCTATTTCTTTGTCGTAAAGAGCTTG is drawn from Lysinibacillus sp. SGAir0095 and contains these coding sequences:
- the hemC gene encoding hydroxymethylbilane synthase, coding for MRKIIVGSRRSKLALTQTNWFINELKNAGVPFEFEVKEIVTKGDRILDVQLSKVGGKGLFVKEIEQALYDKEIDFAVHSMKDMPAVLPEGLVIGCIPPREDARDAFISNGHVKFADLPKGAVVGTSSLRRGAQLLQARPDLEIKWIRGNVETRLAKLENEGFDAIILAAAGLKRLGWNDDVVTEYLDIDICLPAVAQGTLGIECRAEDKELLAELAKITDPITWNEAHTERAFLAAMDGGCQVPIAGYATTEGDSITFTGLVAAPDSSVIFKETLTGTNPEELGKEVAKIITEQGAYDLIQKVKAELDA